One genomic window of Candidatus Nanohalobium constans includes the following:
- a CDS encoding MFS transporter produces the protein MSDSKVIRTLFLTIIAEVISFGVLIPIAPLLFTEPGSTFYMLSEGVSIQIGYVLLGLLIGLYPLGQFFATPILGEISDIYGRKKVIQVSVFGTVISSIVFGLGIMFNSIAVLFASRVLNGLTGGLVSVSQATIADITEDDKKSKNFGIIGMAFGIGFIFGPFLGGFLSSDFLHFFSVTTPFWFAAAVSTISLLYVTKSLHETSPMEDKKINWKKPFTQLKKGWGLPGLKKLFTANFFYFSGFAFFTTFIPVYLVKNFGFSQFQTGNFFLYIGILLIIGQGYIVPKLFSRFEEENVMPFTLFLTGLFIFLQPVPQSIAVFLAVVTLFQFNNSVTQISLNTLVSNKAADKDQGLALGTNQSVRALGNAVPSMLSGIAAAIATPAFPLTLAGLTVMATAAGYWKL, from the coding sequence ATGAGTGATTCAAAAGTTATTCGAACGCTTTTCCTGACGATTATTGCCGAGGTGATCAGCTTTGGGGTGCTGATTCCGATTGCACCGCTGTTGTTTACTGAGCCTGGCTCGACTTTCTATATGCTTTCAGAGGGAGTATCAATCCAGATCGGTTATGTTTTGCTGGGTCTTCTTATCGGGCTTTATCCGTTAGGTCAGTTCTTCGCTACTCCGATCCTGGGTGAGATCAGTGATATTTATGGCAGGAAAAAAGTGATTCAGGTATCCGTCTTTGGCACAGTTATCTCTTCAATAGTCTTTGGACTGGGCATAATGTTCAACAGTATCGCTGTATTGTTCGCTTCCAGAGTTCTCAATGGTTTGACAGGAGGATTGGTCTCAGTTTCACAGGCAACGATCGCAGACATAACAGAGGACGACAAAAAGTCGAAAAACTTTGGAATAATTGGCATGGCATTCGGAATAGGATTTATCTTCGGACCTTTCCTCGGAGGATTCCTCTCATCCGACTTTCTACATTTTTTCTCAGTTACAACACCTTTCTGGTTTGCAGCAGCCGTCTCAACCATCTCCCTACTTTATGTGACGAAATCGCTGCATGAAACAAGTCCAATGGAAGACAAGAAGATCAACTGGAAGAAACCTTTCACTCAGTTAAAGAAAGGATGGGGGCTGCCAGGCTTGAAGAAACTGTTTACTGCCAACTTCTTCTACTTCTCCGGGTTCGCCTTCTTCACAACATTCATTCCCGTCTACCTGGTCAAAAACTTTGGATTCAGCCAGTTCCAGACCGGCAACTTCTTCCTATACATTGGTATACTGTTGATAATCGGTCAGGGATACATAGTGCCGAAACTGTTTTCCAGGTTCGAAGAAGAGAATGTTATGCCTTTTACACTGTTCCTGACAGGACTCTTCATCTTCCTCCAGCCAGTACCACAGAGCATCGCTGTTTTCCTGGCAGTTGTAACGCTTTTCCAGTTTAACAACTCTGTAACACAGATCAGTCTGAACACGCTTGTCTCAAACAAGGCAGCCGACAAAGACCAGGGATTAGCGCTTGGAACCAATCAAAGCGTTCGTGCACTCGGAAACGCAGTACCCAGCATGCTATCAGGGATCGCCGCTGCCATCGCAACACCTGCATTCCCGCTTACACTTGCAGGTCTGACAGTAATGGCAACAGCGGCAGGTTATTGGAAGCTCTGA
- a CDS encoding DUF5615 family PIN-like protein — translation MGKDEFFSEVVLDEDVPIQIGYKLEGRDIEILSHESSASDKEVLSFAVESEAPLLTKDEDFRERNEEFEHFGILIDNQMHLRDWNLVADTIEKILENIPKEDLRDNVWRVSDYYGVF, via the coding sequence ATGGGAAAGGATGAGTTTTTCAGTGAGGTTGTTTTGGATGAGGATGTTCCAATTCAGATAGGTTATAAGTTGGAAGGCAGAGATATAGAGATTTTGAGCCATGAAAGTAGCGCTTCTGACAAAGAAGTCCTGAGTTTTGCTGTGGAGAGTGAAGCTCCACTACTGACTAAAGATGAGGATTTCAGGGAGAGAAACGAAGAGTTTGAGCATTTTGGTATTTTGATTGATAATCAGATGCACTTGCGTGACTGGAATCTAGTTGCTGATACAATTGAGAAGATATTGGAGAATATTCCGAAAGAAGATTTGAGGGATAATGTCTGGAGAGTATCAGATTACTATGGAGTATTTTAA
- a CDS encoding nitroreductase family protein produces MKELREDVEGKRNAEYEISPLFLNRYSPRALERDMNQEDLMALFEAARWAPSSYNNQSWRFMYATYEDQEWEDFCSLMNDFNRDWAEKGYALVVVASKTTFDHNGEESITHSFDTGAAWENLALEAARRDLVAHGMQGFDYKKAKEVLDIPEGFEVEAMVAIGSKGDESELPEDMRVEPNGRKDMDEIVAQGSFDF; encoded by the coding sequence ATGAAAGAATTACGAGAAGATGTTGAAGGCAAGCGAAACGCAGAATACGAAATCAGTCCGTTATTCCTGAACCGTTACTCTCCACGCGCACTGGAAAGAGACATGAACCAGGAAGATCTGATGGCATTGTTCGAAGCCGCCAGATGGGCGCCAAGCAGCTATAATAATCAGAGCTGGAGATTCATGTACGCAACTTATGAAGACCAGGAATGGGAAGACTTCTGCAGCCTAATGAATGACTTCAACCGCGACTGGGCAGAAAAAGGATACGCACTAGTAGTAGTTGCATCAAAAACAACCTTCGACCACAACGGCGAAGAATCAATAACCCACAGCTTCGACACAGGCGCAGCATGGGAAAACCTGGCGCTGGAAGCAGCTAGAAGAGATCTAGTAGCTCACGGCATGCAGGGATTCGACTACAAAAAAGCAAAAGAAGTACTGGATATTCCTGAAGGATTTGAAGTAGAAGCAATGGTTGCTATCGGCAGTAAAGGAGATGAATCTGAACTGCCGGAGGATATGCGGGTAGAGCCGAACGGAAGGAAAGATATGGATGAGATAGTCGCTCAGGGAAGCTTCGACTTCTAA
- a CDS encoding MBL fold metallo-hydrolase RNA specificity domain-containing protein has protein sequence MKITEKDGIHIQGEEKVVADSRNSQGDINLVSHAHFDHMHLSDSEVVCSELTAKLAGARAGKEVKRTEHDRVELYNSGHILGSSAAKIKGEKSVLYTGDVSLRDRVYLDGFNPVSADILVVESTYGIPAYRFPEQRVIENRIKDFIQNEGSPLILFGYSLGKAQKIQKLAEQATERPILAHGSVKNMNDVVEESAEKEFRAIPYGENKELMEDNGILVAPSNTSQSDWVEKLVDKTGAVKAGFSGWATTDSFKYRGGYDETFQLSDHCDFDGLVKLVEEVDPEKVYVQHGFDEEFASYLKREKGFNARALKQNQSSLTDF, from the coding sequence GTGAAGATAACGGAGAAAGACGGCATCCATATACAAGGAGAAGAGAAGGTAGTTGCCGACTCCAGAAACAGTCAGGGCGACATCAACCTTGTCAGTCACGCCCACTTCGACCACATGCACCTCAGCGACTCAGAAGTAGTTTGTTCAGAACTAACTGCTAAGCTTGCAGGTGCCAGAGCCGGTAAAGAAGTCAAGAGAACAGAACATGACAGAGTTGAATTATACAACTCCGGTCACATACTAGGGAGCTCAGCCGCAAAAATCAAAGGAGAAAAAAGCGTTCTATACACAGGAGATGTCTCCCTAAGAGACAGAGTGTACTTAGACGGTTTCAATCCAGTTTCAGCTGACATACTCGTAGTAGAATCAACTTATGGCATACCAGCATATCGCTTCCCAGAGCAGAGAGTAATAGAAAACAGGATCAAAGACTTTATCCAGAATGAAGGTTCTCCGCTGATTCTATTTGGCTATTCGTTGGGAAAAGCTCAGAAGATTCAGAAACTAGCAGAACAGGCAACTGAAAGACCGATACTGGCACATGGCTCCGTCAAAAACATGAACGATGTCGTAGAGGAATCCGCGGAAAAAGAGTTCAGAGCCATTCCATACGGCGAAAACAAGGAGCTGATGGAAGACAACGGAATACTTGTAGCACCTTCAAACACTTCCCAAAGTGACTGGGTAGAAAAACTTGTAGACAAGACTGGAGCCGTTAAAGCAGGATTCTCTGGCTGGGCGACCACAGACTCATTCAAGTATCGCGGCGGCTACGACGAAACATTTCAGTTATCCGATCACTGCGACTTTGACGGTCTAGTCAAGCTAGTAGAAGAAGTTGACCCGGAAAAAGTGTATGTACAGCACGGATTTGATGAAGAATTCGCATCATACCTCAAAAGAGAGAAAGGATTCAACGCACGAGCATTGAAACAGAATCAGAGCTCTCTTACTGATTTCTAG
- a CDS encoding DUF433 domain-containing protein, producing MTGIVETEDTLHGKPRVQGTRIGAKTLYELYTLRDMSFEEIAEQYPSITPKDVETAVEYMEEQDKDKAAAIA from the coding sequence ATGACTGGGATTGTCGAAACAGAGGATACGCTTCATGGCAAACCAAGAGTTCAGGGAACAAGGATAGGAGCAAAGACGCTCTATGAGCTCTACACACTCAGAGACATGTCTTTCGAGGAAATTGCCGAACAGTATCCAAGTATTACTCCTAAAGATGTAGAAACAGCAGTAGAATACATGGAGGAACAGGACAAAGATAAGGCAGCTGCTATAGCTTAA
- a CDS encoding YfcE family phosphodiesterase, with amino-acid sequence MIAVVSDSHVPTRAEKIPEPVREKMKGSDLIIHSGDFAEQEVYNGIEEYGELIAVKGNCDFFDLPNSKAFERDGVKFGAYHGTGINPRGDHDTLQKIAVEDLEVDILITGHTHHEELTELENCIILNPGSCTGVGGGSSRETNPTMIEIDEEDMKAKLLELEDDELVEKDSLKLK; translated from the coding sequence ATGATAGCAGTAGTCTCCGACAGCCATGTTCCAACCCGGGCAGAAAAAATACCTGAACCAGTCAGAGAAAAAATGAAGGGCTCAGATCTGATAATACACTCAGGAGACTTCGCCGAACAAGAAGTATACAACGGAATAGAAGAATACGGAGAACTAATCGCTGTAAAAGGAAACTGCGACTTCTTCGACCTACCGAATTCTAAGGCATTTGAGAGAGATGGTGTGAAGTTCGGAGCATATCACGGCACAGGTATTAATCCGCGTGGAGATCACGACACCCTTCAGAAGATAGCTGTGGAAGATCTCGAAGTAGATATATTGATCACGGGCCACACTCACCATGAAGAGCTCACGGAGCTGGAAAACTGTATAATCCTGAATCCTGGCAGCTGCACTGGTGTGGGTGGAGGATCAAGCAGGGAGACAAATCCAACAATGATTGAGATAGATGAAGAGGATATGAAGGCTAAACTCCTCGAGTTAGAAGATGATGAACTAGTAGAGAAGGATTCACTCAAACTAAAATAA
- a CDS encoding signal recognition particle receptor subunit alpha — translation MFDKIKDSIQKFSSSNVADEEAVEQLVKDIQRDLIKADVDVSLVSDLSDEIREESLGEKKDGLSRKEHVLEVVYNKLEELLGEESEVEIEPQTILLCGLYGAGKTTTTGKLADFYRKRGMKVGVIAADTDRPAAFEQLQQIADDVEASFYGEKDAEDPVQVVENGKEELDVDVLIVDSAGRNSLNDDLKQELSDMEKVLQPDEKYLVIPADIGQSARDQAENFDDAVGLSGVIVTKMDSSAKGGGALVACQHADISVKFIGTGEKMADLEVYDPVDFVSDMIGQPDLESLLEKIEELDTDPEAILEGEFTLEDFQEQMASVTDSGMMEEMMSQLPFSSDQIPDNVANLTEGKIQSYNVIIDSMTDEEVKDPSVINRERRERIANGSGTSVEDVQELIKHYRQTKNMVDKFDKKSMKRGNMQNMMQKLGL, via the coding sequence ATGTTTGACAAAATCAAGGACAGCATCCAGAAATTCTCCTCAAGCAATGTAGCAGATGAAGAAGCAGTAGAACAACTAGTCAAAGACATACAAAGAGACCTCATAAAAGCAGATGTAGATGTAAGCCTGGTCTCAGACCTTTCTGACGAAATAAGAGAAGAAAGCCTGGGAGAGAAAAAAGACGGTCTAAGCAGAAAAGAACATGTACTGGAAGTAGTCTATAACAAGCTAGAAGAACTACTCGGAGAGGAATCCGAAGTTGAGATAGAGCCACAGACAATACTACTATGTGGACTCTACGGAGCAGGAAAGACAACTACAACAGGTAAACTAGCGGACTTCTACCGAAAAAGAGGCATGAAGGTTGGAGTCATCGCAGCAGACACTGACAGACCAGCCGCATTCGAACAGCTACAGCAGATTGCGGATGATGTTGAAGCCAGTTTCTACGGTGAGAAAGATGCTGAAGATCCTGTTCAAGTCGTTGAAAACGGTAAGGAAGAGCTGGATGTCGATGTCTTAATCGTTGACTCGGCGGGTAGGAACTCGTTGAATGATGATTTGAAGCAGGAACTCTCTGATATGGAGAAGGTTCTACAGCCCGATGAGAAGTACCTGGTTATCCCTGCCGATATTGGTCAGTCTGCGAGAGATCAGGCTGAGAACTTTGATGATGCAGTAGGACTTTCTGGAGTTATCGTTACTAAGATGGATTCCTCCGCTAAAGGTGGTGGGGCGCTGGTTGCATGTCAACACGCGGATATCTCTGTCAAGTTTATCGGTACCGGTGAGAAGATGGCGGACCTCGAAGTTTACGATCCTGTTGACTTTGTGTCTGATATGATTGGGCAGCCGGACCTGGAAAGCCTTCTGGAGAAGATAGAGGAGCTGGACACCGACCCGGAGGCAATTCTGGAAGGAGAATTTACCTTGGAAGACTTTCAGGAGCAGATGGCATCTGTCACAGACAGTGGAATGATGGAGGAAATGATGAGTCAACTACCATTCTCCTCAGACCAGATCCCAGACAATGTTGCTAACCTGACTGAAGGCAAAATACAATCTTACAATGTCATAATTGACTCCATGACTGATGAAGAAGTAAAAGATCCATCAGTAATCAATAGAGAAAGAAGAGAAAGAATTGCGAACGGTTCAGGAACATCTGTAGAGGATGTTCAGGAGCTGATCAAGCATTACCGTCAAACTAAGAACATGGTTGACAAGTTTGACAAGAAATCTATGAAGCGTGGTAATATGCAGAACATGATGCAGAAGCTTGGGCTGTAG
- a CDS encoding ArsR/SmtB family transcription factor: MVDFVRDENLIEAGELTEKELEALNSEIRVEVLRNLSEKPSYPSALSDSFDCSKQKMYYHFEKLEDAGLIEVERKEEKSGGEATYYRPTQKGFVLDLGGKGESFPMPEHSEEVSSFLKPLIKDSELNGSIVVGSAEQHGPDQVQALDGHLAGEIAFKLGNYSRTENPVVKLDTEVVGEEDWEENMLILGGVLTNVVAKEFNESFPAFFPSEEFPYRKLETPEDSYSDGGIGVIAKTSNPEDREKKIFLVAGVQNKGTKAAVKAFQDLEEVVEDYSAGQFYAVVRGLDLNSDGEIDSYKVIETSEQ; the protein is encoded by the coding sequence ATGGTTGATTTTGTCCGAGACGAAAACCTGATAGAAGCTGGAGAGCTGACGGAGAAAGAGCTCGAAGCACTTAACTCAGAGATCAGGGTTGAAGTACTCCGGAACCTCAGCGAGAAACCTTCTTATCCTTCAGCGCTTTCAGACAGCTTCGACTGCAGTAAACAGAAGATGTACTACCACTTCGAGAAACTGGAAGACGCAGGTCTGATAGAGGTTGAAAGAAAAGAGGAGAAATCCGGGGGAGAAGCAACATACTACAGGCCAACACAGAAAGGATTCGTACTGGACCTCGGCGGAAAAGGAGAAAGTTTCCCCATGCCAGAACACAGTGAAGAAGTATCCAGCTTCTTGAAACCATTAATCAAAGACTCAGAGCTGAATGGTTCTATCGTAGTTGGCTCAGCAGAGCAGCACGGACCAGACCAGGTACAGGCACTGGACGGACATCTAGCCGGAGAGATAGCGTTCAAACTTGGAAACTACTCCAGGACAGAAAACCCGGTTGTCAAGCTTGATACAGAGGTAGTAGGGGAAGAGGACTGGGAGGAGAACATGTTGATACTGGGAGGCGTGCTGACGAATGTGGTTGCCAAAGAGTTCAACGAAAGCTTTCCTGCCTTCTTCCCAAGCGAGGAATTTCCTTACAGAAAGCTGGAGACTCCTGAGGACAGCTACAGTGATGGAGGGATCGGTGTGATTGCTAAGACATCCAATCCTGAGGACAGGGAGAAGAAGATATTTCTGGTAGCTGGAGTGCAGAATAAAGGGACTAAAGCCGCTGTCAAGGCGTTCCAGGATCTTGAAGAAGTTGTTGAAGACTATTCAGCAGGCCAGTTCTACGCCGTGGTCAGAGGATTGGATTTAAACAGCGACGGCGAGATAGATAGTTACAAGGTGATCGAAACCAGTGAACAGTGA
- a CDS encoding HD domain-containing protein, which yields MLKDDELEELKSRLNQVFSGYSELAGGKNYRYQHLTTTHKMVLNLEEELDVDVDQKILEIAALYHDIGRSKDIEEGEMDPFEGHEGHDERGAKIVGEYVSEFVTKDQLEKIREIIRNHHSEAEHVEGEIVQDADKLSNFGVSNLWRQIHYAAQHERSFKESLDYFWNTAVDEYQEQIVEMHFEHTKKVAEERLEKQKQVIQRMEKEVDGEDILEIS from the coding sequence ATGCTGAAGGATGATGAGCTGGAGGAGTTGAAGTCTAGGTTAAATCAGGTTTTCTCAGGTTACAGCGAACTTGCAGGCGGTAAGAACTACCGATACCAACACCTGACAACTACTCATAAAATGGTCTTGAACTTGGAAGAAGAACTGGATGTGGATGTTGACCAGAAAATTCTGGAGATCGCGGCTTTGTACCATGACATCGGCAGATCCAAGGATATTGAGGAAGGTGAGATGGATCCATTTGAAGGACATGAGGGTCACGATGAGAGAGGTGCAAAGATCGTCGGAGAATATGTCTCAGAGTTTGTGACCAAAGATCAACTTGAGAAAATCAGGGAAATTATCCGGAACCACCACTCAGAAGCAGAACATGTAGAAGGAGAGATAGTTCAAGACGCCGATAAACTATCAAACTTTGGTGTCAGCAATCTCTGGCGGCAGATACATTACGCAGCACAACACGAGAGAAGCTTCAAAGAAAGTCTGGACTACTTCTGGAACACTGCAGTTGACGAATACCAGGAACAGATAGTAGAAATGCACTTTGAGCATACAAAGAAAGTTGCAGAGGAAAGACTGGAGAAGCAGAAACAAGTAATTCAGCGAATGGAGAAAGAGGTTGACGGCGAAGATATTTTAGAAATCAGTTAA
- a CDS encoding cold shock domain-containing protein yields MQGTVKFFHDGDGYGFIETEEIDDDVFFHMSELPEGVEEVEEGADVEFEQEEGDRGPKATNLELA; encoded by the coding sequence ATGCAAGGTACTGTAAAGTTCTTCCATGATGGAGACGGTTACGGATTCATCGAGACTGAAGAGATTGACGACGATGTTTTCTTCCACATGAGCGAACTACCTGAAGGCGTAGAAGAAGTTGAAGAAGGCGCTGATGTAGAGTTCGAGCAGGAAGAAGGCGACAGAGGTCCAAAGGCAACAAATCTAGAGCTGGCTTAA
- the glmS gene encoding glutamine--fructose-6-phosphate transaminase (isomerizing): MCGIVGYNGDRKASEIVYRGLKKLEYRGYDSAGIATAGNPTVKVEKGEGTIDDVSPEKKDGTSGVGHTRWATHGGVNDTNAHPHRDCTGDIAVVHNGIINNYEELKEKLENRGHEFKSETDTEVIPHLLEEQLEDEKPLHEAAQNVADTIEGSYAVVAVLDTGELVAFKNESPLALGVADEEFFLASDVTPFLEHTDEAIFLEDGEVITLNGDYQIFQNGEEVDREPRKVDWDAEEACKEGHEHFMEKEIKEQPQTVKKAAFQDETDMKEAVKMVEDAETVYLTGCGTASFAASLGAKYLREADVEVVTEQSHELEYRTDEINEDDLVIAVSQSGETADLLSTLDDSPAPTLAVVNVVGSTLARQSEHTLFVNAGPEIGVASTKAFTAQIAVLKLVQYALQDELEEGRRSILETAEKLDEVLRKNEGLMDDISSYLQEKNHVFTIGRDKGHEMAQEAALKLKELSYIHVEGFPGGEFKHGNLALIEEGVPVISFLKDTGYEDAISNTLEAKSRGADIIGVGSEPVDKFRFFIEIPKDPNSEILEIVPFQMIAYLTSVKKGNDPDKPRNLAKSVTVK, translated from the coding sequence ATGTGCGGAATTGTCGGATACAATGGAGACAGAAAAGCGTCCGAGATAGTATACAGAGGACTGAAGAAACTTGAATACCGTGGCTACGACTCAGCAGGTATCGCCACAGCAGGAAACCCGACAGTTAAAGTAGAAAAAGGAGAAGGAACAATCGACGATGTATCACCAGAGAAAAAAGACGGCACATCCGGAGTAGGACACACAAGATGGGCCACACACGGTGGAGTAAACGACACAAACGCACACCCACACAGAGACTGTACAGGAGACATCGCAGTAGTCCACAACGGAATAATAAACAACTACGAGGAACTCAAAGAAAAACTAGAAAACAGAGGACACGAATTCAAGTCCGAAACAGATACAGAAGTAATACCACACCTTCTCGAAGAACAACTCGAAGATGAAAAACCGCTGCATGAAGCAGCACAGAATGTCGCAGATACTATAGAAGGAAGCTACGCAGTAGTAGCAGTACTCGACACAGGAGAACTAGTAGCATTCAAAAATGAATCACCACTCGCACTAGGGGTTGCAGACGAAGAATTCTTCCTGGCCTCCGATGTAACACCATTCCTCGAACACACAGACGAAGCCATTTTTCTAGAAGACGGTGAAGTAATCACATTGAATGGAGACTACCAAATCTTCCAGAACGGTGAAGAAGTGGACAGAGAGCCTAGAAAGGTTGACTGGGATGCAGAAGAAGCGTGTAAAGAAGGACACGAGCACTTCATGGAGAAAGAAATCAAGGAACAGCCTCAAACTGTCAAAAAAGCAGCTTTCCAGGATGAGACGGATATGAAGGAAGCAGTTAAGATGGTAGAAGATGCAGAAACAGTATACTTGACTGGTTGTGGAACAGCCAGCTTTGCAGCAAGTCTAGGAGCCAAATACCTGAGAGAAGCCGATGTAGAGGTAGTCACAGAACAAAGCCACGAACTGGAGTACAGGACAGATGAGATAAATGAAGATGATCTGGTGATTGCTGTCAGCCAGTCTGGGGAGACAGCTGACCTGCTCTCAACGCTCGATGATTCTCCAGCACCGACACTGGCAGTCGTCAATGTAGTAGGCTCGACACTCGCAAGGCAATCAGAACATACACTATTCGTCAATGCAGGACCGGAGATTGGAGTAGCATCCACAAAAGCATTTACAGCTCAGATAGCGGTACTCAAACTTGTACAGTACGCCCTTCAAGATGAACTCGAGGAAGGCAGAAGAAGTATACTAGAAACAGCAGAGAAACTTGATGAAGTGTTGAGGAAGAATGAGGGGTTGATGGATGATATCAGTTCTTATCTTCAGGAGAAAAATCATGTCTTCACCATCGGTAGAGATAAAGGTCATGAGATGGCGCAGGAAGCAGCCTTGAAACTGAAAGAGCTATCCTACATCCATGTTGAAGGTTTCCCGGGTGGAGAGTTTAAGCACGGTAATCTGGCGCTTATTGAGGAAGGAGTACCGGTTATCAGCTTCTTGAAGGATACGGGTTACGAGGACGCTATTTCCAATACATTGGAGGCAAAGAGTAGGGGCGCTGATATAATCGGAGTAGGTTCAGAACCAGTTGACAAGTTCAGATTCTTTATTGAGATTCCGAAGGATCCTAACAGTGAAATCTTGGAGATTGTGCCTTTCCAGATGATCGCGTACCTGACTTCGGTGAAGAAGGGTAATGATCCTGATAAGCCGCGGAACCTGGCGAAGAGCGTCACAGTTAAGTAG
- a CDS encoding MBL fold metallo-hydrolase, with amino-acid sequence MGREFKTDLLILVWGVVFLMDFKGFSVEWEGHASMHVSDNGFTVAVDPFSKVDTDFTADIVLITHSDAGHYDEEALESVMSDRTVFVCPESMEGLPFRDTEFLKEGEHIDIYSVEIEAVPMYNEHHTRGSGVGYRFVLDGTSFYVAGDTGLTDEMRSLEKRVDLAFLPIEGEYTMDVDDAVQAAVRIKPQMVVPYHYGEPFFPGKGPEAKEFRAELTDRNIECKILREEEK; translated from the coding sequence TTGGGAAGAGAATTTAAGACTGATTTGTTGATTCTTGTTTGGGGAGTAGTATTTTTGATGGATTTCAAGGGTTTTAGTGTTGAGTGGGAGGGTCATGCTTCTATGCATGTAAGTGATAATGGTTTTACTGTGGCTGTTGATCCTTTCTCAAAGGTTGATACTGATTTTACTGCTGATATTGTTTTGATCACTCATTCTGATGCTGGGCATTATGATGAGGAGGCTTTGGAGAGTGTTATGTCGGATAGGACTGTTTTTGTGTGTCCTGAGTCGATGGAAGGTCTTCCTTTTCGTGATACCGAGTTTTTGAAGGAGGGTGAGCATATTGATATTTACAGTGTGGAGATTGAGGCTGTTCCGATGTATAATGAGCATCATACTCGTGGGAGCGGTGTTGGTTATCGTTTTGTGTTAGACGGTACTAGTTTCTATGTTGCTGGTGATACCGGTTTGACTGATGAGATGCGTAGCTTGGAGAAAAGGGTTGACTTGGCGTTCCTTCCTATTGAGGGAGAGTATACTATGGATGTCGATGATGCTGTCCAGGCTGCTGTAAGGATCAAGCCTCAGATGGTTGTACCTTATCATTATGGTGAGCCATTCTTTCCGGGAAAGGGACCTGAGGCAAAGGAGTTTCGCGCCGAGTTAACCGATAGAAATATTGAATGCAAGATTCTAAGAGAAGAAGAGAAATAA